The DNA window ATATACAAAATTATACTTATGTTTTTATAAATACAATATTAGGAATTATTTCTCAAATGATTTTATCTTGGTTTTCTAGAACACGTGAATTTAGAGCTGATGCAATAAGCGCAAAACTTATTGGTAAAGAAAATATGATAGGTGTTTTAAATAAACTTAAACTAGAAAAAAATATTAAAAATACACTACCTAAATCAATTTTAGCATTTGGTATTAATGATGGTAAGCAAATAGGAAACTTTTTAAATTATTTATTAAACACTCATCCACCTATAGATGATAGAATTAATGAATTAAAAAAATTAAAAATTTGACTTTTAAATTTTTAAAATATATCATATACATATAGAATTTTTGTCCCGTTCGTCTAGAGGTCTAGGACATTGCCCTTTCACGGCAGTAACAGGGGTTCAATTCCCCTACGGGACGAATAACTTTATCACTGCGGTAATAGCTCAGAGAGGTCTAGGCCAGGGCAGTAACAGGGGTTCAATTCCCCTACGGGACGAATAACTTTATCACTGCGGTAATAGCTCAGAGAGGTCTAGGCCAGGGCAGTAACAGGGGTTCAATTCCCCTACGGGACGAATAACTTTATCACTGCGGTAATAGCTCAGAGAGGTCTAGGCCAGGGCAGTAACAGGGGTTCAATTCCCCTACGGGACGAATAACTTTATCACTGCGGGAATAGCTCAGTTGGTAGAGCATCACCTTGCCAAGGTGAGGGTCGCGAGTTCGAATCTCGTTTCCCGCTTTCTAGAAGGAGAGATGCCCGAGTGGTTTAAGGAACACGCCTGGAAAGTGTGTAAGTTTTAAAAAACTTCGGGGGTTCAAATCCCCCTCTCTCCGAATAATATTTAACTCTAATAACTATAAAGTAAGGGAATAATTATGAATAATATAGATGTAATAAAAACCAATTTTGATATAGAAGTAATAAAATCTAAAAAACCTGTATTTTTAAAGTTTTGGGCACCTTGGTGTAATCATTGCAAATTAATAAATCCATTAATTGATGAAATTAAAGAAGAAAGAGCAGATACTTTAAAAGTAGTTTATATTAATATAGATAATGCTAGAGATCTCGCATTAGAACAAAATGTTAAAAGTATTCCTACTTTTATTATGTTTAATAATGGTAAAAAAATTGATACATTAAGAGGTAATATGTATAAAAAAGAAATTTTAAATTTTATAGATAAAAATTTAAAAAAAAATAATACATAAAATATTAAATTTTTATATATTATTCAATATGACCTCCAAATTTATAACGCATTGCAGAAAGTAATTTATCAGCATAATTATTATTATTTCTAGATCTAAATCTAGAATATAATGATGCTGTTAATACTTCTGCTGAAACAGATTTTTCTATCGCAGTATTAATAGTCCATCTACATTCACCTGAATCATTTACATATCCAATAAAATTATAAAGATTTTCATCTTTTTTAAGTATTATATAAATTATATATAATAACCAAGATGATATAACACTACAATGGATCCATACTTCAGAAATATTTTTTAAATTTAAATTCTTATGATTACGCATAATATTAAACCCTTCAGCATAAGATTCCATCATGCCATATTCAATTCCATTATGAATCATTTTAACAAAATGGCCTGAACCTGTATTACCACAATAAATATAATCTTTTTTATTAAATATTGAAAATTTTATATTTTTTTCTAATGAAGATAAAGACTCAAAAATATAAGTATGAATTTTAAATATAGGTTGGTCACCTCCTATCATCAGACAATAACCTCTACTAAGTCCCCAAATTCCTCCCGAAACTCCTACATCTAAATAATTAATACCTTTTTTATAAATAAGTTTAAAACGAGATATATCATCTTTAAAATTAGCATTACTTCCATCAATAATAGTATCACCTGTATTAAGATATTTTATAAGTTGATATATTGTTTTGGCAGTAATGTTACCATATGGTAACATTATCCAAATTGATCTAGGTGTATAAAGTTTTTTTAATAAATCTTTAAAAAAAAATGTTATTTCTCCACCATATTCTTCAAATAATTTAATTATATATATATTTAAATCAAAAACAACACAATTATGTTTATTATTTAATAAACGTCTAGCTATATTACTCCCCATTTTACCTAATCCTATAATACCTAATCTCAAAGTAATGCTCCTAAACCTAAACCCAATTTGTATGAAAATTTCCTATAGCATCAATACGTTTATATGTATGTCCACCAAAATAATCTCTTTGTGCTTGAATAATATTTGCTGGTAAAAATTTAGATCTATAACTATCATAATAATTTATAGCAGAACTAAATGCAGGTATTGGTATTCCATTAATTACAGAAAAAGCTACAATTTCTCTTAATGCTGATTGAAATTTACTAGTTAATTTTTGAAAATAAGGTGCCATTAATAAATTATTAATATTAGGCATATTATTATATGCTTCACTTATTTTTTTTAACAATTTGGCACTAATTATACAACCGGCACTAAATATTTTAGAAATTTCTTCATAATTCATATTCCAAAAATATTTATTTGAAGCGAATTTTAATTGTGCAAAACATTGAGCATAAGATGTTATTTTACTCATATACAATGCACGTCTTACACTTTCAATAAAGCTTATTTTGTTTCCAATAATTTTTTTTGGGGGGGCTATTAAAAATTTAGAAGCATTAACGCGTTCATTTTTAAGATAAGAAAAATATCTTGAAAAAACAGATTGTGTAATTAAAGGAAGTGGAATACATAAATCTAATGCATTTTTACTACTCCATTTACCTGTACCTTTTTGATTAGCTATATCAAGTATAATATCAATTAAATATTTGCCAGTTTTTTCATCACGTTTACGTAAAATATAATAAGTAATTTCTATTAAATAACTATTTAAATCACCTTTATTCCATTTTTTAAAAATAGTAGCTAATTCTTCATTGTTCAGATTAAGTATATTTTTTAATATTAAATATGATTCTGCAATAATTTGCATATCCCCATATTCAATTCCATTATGAACCATTTTTACATAATGTCCTGATCCATTAGGACCTATATATTTTATACATGTATTTTTATTTATTTTAGCAGCAACTTTTTTAAATAGTTGTGATATTAATTTATAAGAGATTTTATTACCCCCAGGCATAATTGAAGGACCTTTTAAAGCACCTTCTTCTCCTCCTGAAATACCTGCTCCTATAAAATTAATGCCTATTTTATAAATATATTTTTCTCTTATAATGGTATCTAAGTATAAAGTATTACCTCCATCTATAATTATATCACCTATTATTAAATAATTTTTTAATTCATAAATAATTTTATCTATTGCATTACCTGATTTTATCATTATTAAAATAATTCTTGGATAAGAAAGAGATTTAATAAATTCTTTTAGATTATAAGTAGGAATTATATTTTTATATAAATTTTGATTTATAATTTTATTAGTTTTTTCTTTAGATCTATTATAAATATAAACTTTATAACCTTTTTTTGCAATGTTAATTGCAATATTACGGCCCATTGTTGCCATACCTATTACACCCATTTTTGTTATTGACATTATTTTCTGCTAATTTAATTTATTAATAAAAAATTAATATGTTTACTTATAAAAATTTTATAGAATTAAGTAAGGCAGGTTATAATAGAATTCCAATTTATAGAGATATTTTTGCTGATATAGATACCCCTCTTTCTACTTATATGAAAATAGATAAAAAATCTTGGACTTTTTTATTAGAGTCTGTGGAAGGTGGTGATAAAAAAGGAAGATATTCAACAATTGGATTACCATGTAATGAACGTATAGAAATACGTGGTAAAATAGTATATTTTTATAAAAAAAATTTATTATTTAAAATAATTAAAGTTAACAATCCATTATTGTGGATAGAAGAATTTAAATTATATTATAAATCTCCTATTATTGATAATAATTTAAGTTTTTACGGAGGATTAGTTGGTTATTTTGGGTATGATACAATATTCTATATTGAACCTAATATACTAAATATTAATAAACCTGATCCTATTAATGTTCCAGATATTTTATTATTAGTTGTAAATAATTTATTAGTATTTGATAATATTTCTGGACGTATAACGCTTTTAACTCATGCTAATCCAGCTGACAATAAAGCATTTGAAAATGCTATAAAATATTTAAATGAATTAGAATTTCAATTAAGAAATAATTTTATAAAAAAACATAATTCAATTAATAAAAATATATATAATATTAATAAAAATGTATTTTACAGTTTTACTGAAAACGGGTATAAAAATGCAGTAAATCGTATTAAAGACTATATTTTGGCAGGAGATATAATGCAATGTGTTTTATCTCAACGTATAAGTATGAATTTTAATGCTTCTGGAATTGATCTTTATCGTGCATTAAGAAGTATTAATCCATCACCTTACATGTTTTATTTTAATATGGATGATCATGAAATAGTTGGAGCTTCTCCAGAAATTATGATAAGACTTGAAGGAAAAAATATTACTTTACGTCCAATTGCAGGTACAATACATAGAGGGAAAACAATAGAAGAAGATTCATTACTAGAGGAAGAATTATTATCTGATCCCAAAGAAAGAGCAGAACATATTATGCTTATTGATTTAGGAAGAAATGATATTAGTAAGGTTAGTAAAAATTGTATGGTAAAATTAACAGATAAAATGATAATTGAACGTTATTCACATGTTATGCATATAGTCTCTAATATAACTGGAGTAATAAAACCAGAATATAGTTCAATAGATTTATTAAAAGCTACTTTTCCAGCAGGTACATTATCTGGAGCTCCTAAAATTAGATCTATTGAGATTATTAATGAAATAGAACCAATAAAAAGATGTATTTATTCTGGGATAGTAGGTTATATTTCATGGCAAGGTAATATGGAAATGGCCATTGCTATTCGTACTGCAGTAATTAAAAATGGAAAAATACATGTTCAAGCAGGAGGAGGTATAGTAGCTGATTCAGATCATGAAAAAGAATGGCAAGAAACATTAAATAAACGTGTGGCTATTTTTAATGCTATTATAATGGCAGAAAAAGGATTAGATAATATTAATTAATATAAAATATGATTTTAAATAAAAAAGTTTTAATAATTGATAATTATGATAGTTTTACTTTTAATATTGTTCAATATTTAGGGGTATTAGGGGTTGAAGTTTATATTCTTCGTAATAATATATTAAATATTAAAGAAATTGAAAATTTATATTTTACTCATATAATAATTTCTCCAGGGCCATCTACTCCATATGAATCTGGGATATCATTAAAGGCTATTAAATATTTTACAGGAAAATTTCCTATTTTAGGTATTTGTTTAGGTCATCAAGCCATTGCTCAAGCATTTGGTGGGAAAATAATACGTTCACCAAAAATAATGCATGGAAAAACATCAATTATTTATCATAAAAATGAAGGTATATTTTATGGTTTAAAAAATCCTCTAAAAGTAACAAGATATCATTCATTAATAATTGATAAAAAGTCCTTACCTAATTGTTTTAATATTACTGCATTAACTAACAATAATTATATTAATCAAAGTATAATTATGGGTATAAAACATAAAATATTTTATATAGAAGGAATACAATTTCATCCTGAATCCATTATGTCTATTCAAGGACATGAATTATTTAAAAATTTTTTAAAATATCCATAATTGAAAAAAATAGAGAATAAATTATGCAACTTTGTGATTTATTAATAAAAAAAAAAAATAATTATAAACAAATGTATTTTTTAATAAAATATATTTTTACAGGAAATATAAATAAATTAAAAATAGCAACTCTATTAACAGCTTTAACTATAAAATGTGAAAATCATATAGAAATTATAGCTGCAGTAGAAATAATGCGAAAATTAATGTTACATATAACTATTAATAATAGTCCATATAATATTATAGATATAGTAGGTACTGGTGGAGATTATTTTAGTATTTTTAATGTTTCTACTACCTCAAGCTTTATAGGCGCTGTGGCAGGAGGTTATATAGCTAAACATGGTAATCGTAGTATATCTTCTACATCAGGAAGTGCCGATTTATTATCAAATATAGGAAGTAATATTAATATTTCTATTAAAAATATAATATATTGTATTAAAAATATAGGAATTGGTTTTATATTTTCGCAGAAATATCATAATGTAATAAATTATTTTTCTAAACTACGTAATAATATAGGAATACGTACAATTTTTAATATTATTGGACCATTAATTAATCCAGTAAAAGTAAAATATCATATTATAGGTGTATATAATAAAAATTTATTAATAATATTTGCAGAATCATTATATAAATTAGGTAGTAATCATGTAATAATTGTTAATTCTCAAGATGGGTTAGATGAGATTTCTATTGCTTCTGCTACAAATATAGCAGAAGTATATAATGATAAAATTATGACATATACCATAACCCCCGAAATGTTTGATATAGATCGTAATTATATTAATAAATTACAAATAAAAAATACAACACAAAGTATTGCATTATTTATTTATGTACTTAAAGGTAAAAAATGTACAGCTACAGATATAGTATTATTAAATTCAGGAAGTGCTTTATTTATTTCTGGTATTACAAATGATTTAGAAAGTGGTATTGCTCTTGCTCGTTATATACTTATTACAGCATTGGGATATAAAAAGTTACAAAATTTAATTATTATTATAAATTCTTTTTATTAAAAATAATTGTTTTATAATTGTAAAAAAAAATATTAATTTAAATTATAGTGTTTTATTTTTTTTGTGATTAATTTGAATTATAGTGTTTTAAAAAAAATTATTAATTTTAAGTATCAAGAATATTTTATTGAAAAAAAAATTTATTTAAAATATATAGAAATTAATAATATTATTTCTAATCAATTTATATATAAATTTAATATTAAAATTAATAATTATTATATAGCATTAATTGCTGAAATAAAAAAAACTTCTCCTTCATTAGGTTTAATTTGTAATTCATTTAATCCTATTAATATAGCCAAGAATTATGAAAAGGTAGGTATGACTTGTTTATCAATTATAACTGATAATTATTTTTTTCATGGTAATAAAGAATCATTATTTTATGCTAGAATAATTTGTAAAATTCCTATTTTACGTAAAGATTTTATAATTAATGAATATCAAATTTATGAATCTAAAGCACTAAGCGCTGATTGTATTCTATTAATTGTCGCTGCATTAAGTGATAAAAAATTATATAAATTATATAAAATAGCAATATCACTAGGACTAGATGTTATTATAGAAATACATAATTTACATGAATTTGAAAGAATTATAAAATTAAATTTAAAATTTTTAGGTATAAACAATCGTGATTTACATACTTTTGAAACATTTTTAGAAATAACTAATTTTATTTATGAAAATATGTATAAAAATATAATTTTAATTACAGAATCAGGAATAATAAATAAATATTATTTATTATCAATGTTATTAAATAAAATTAATATATTTTTAATAGGAGAATATTTTATTAATTATAATGAAATTATTAAAAATTTTAAAAATTTTATTAATTAATAAATTTGCTCCTGCTCCCCGAGCAGGATTCGAACCTGCGACCCAATGATTAACAGTCATTTGCTCTACCAACTGAGCTATCAGGGAATATTATATAATATTATACTTTTAATTTGAAAAGTCAATTATATATAATTACCGAGCGGGGGAGTTGAACCCCCATTCCATAAGGAACAGATCTCTAAAACCTGTGTGTATACCAATTTCACCAGCTCGGCAAATAAAATAATTAATTAAAATTTTAAATATTAATTTTTAATAAATATTTAAAATATTAATTATTTTTTCAAAATATAAAAAATATTTTACATGTTTACTAAATCTATTAATTTCTTTTTCACGAATTGATAAATAATTTAATGAATTATTTATTTTTAATCCTACCCAATATAATATATTTTTATAAATATCTAATTTATTAAATAAACCATGTATATAACTTCCTAAAATTTGATTATTATGTGAAATTTTACCATCTATATATTGTCCTTCTTCCATTAAGAAAACAGATTTAGTAAAATCTGTAATTTCATTTAATGTTATTCCCAAATGTATTTCATATCCATTAACATAATTATATGTTTTATTTAATAAACAATAACCATAAATTTTAATTAATTTTTTTTTTTTAGTTATTACTGTACTATTTTTAAATAAACTTAATCCTTTTTTAATAATCATATAATTACCTTCTATTCCCAGTGGATCAATAATATTTTTACCTAAAATTTGAAATCCACCACAAATTCCAATAAGTTTACCACCATATTGTAAATGTTTTATAATATATTCATGCCAACCTTTATTTATTAACCAAATTAAATCAGTAAAAATATTTTTACTACCTGGTAAAATTATTAAATTTATTATGGAAATTTCATTAGGATTAATAGCAAAATATAAATTAATTTTAGGATATAAATATAATACATCAAAATCAGTAGCATTACTAATTTTAGGAAAAAGTAATATTATAATTTTAATAAATAATATTTTTTTATTAATATTATAAACTAATTCATCTTCAGCTTCAATATTAAGATTATATAAATAAGGTATAACAGCTATTACTGGTTTACCTGTATATTTTTCTAGCCAATTTAATCCTGATTTAATAATTGATAAATCTCCCCTAAATTTATTAATTATTAAACCAATAATTCGTTTTTTTTCACTATGAGATAATAAATTTAACGTTCCTATTATATGTGCAAAAACCCCACCACTATTAATGTCAGCTACTAAAATAACAGGACAATCAATAGCTTCTGCTAACCCCATATTAACAATATCATTTTTACGTAAATTAATTTCTGCAGGACTACCGGCACCTTCTATAAGAATAAAATCATAAGTATGTTTTAATCTATTAAAAGCCTGTATTATTAAATATTTAAAATTATGTTTTAAAATTTGATAATAATATCCATTTATATTAAAAAAAAAATTACCATTAACTATAATTTGGTTTTTATTTTCTGATTCTGGTTTAATTAATATAGGATTAAAATCGTTTATTGCGGGGACTTGAGCAGCTATAGATTGTATTAATTGAGCCCGACTAATTTCTCCTCCATTAATTGTTATAGCACTATTAAGTGACATATTTTGAGATTTAAATGGAGCTACTTGGAATCCTTGTATTGATAAAATTCTACATATTGCTGTTATAATAACACTTTTTCCTGCATTAGAAGTAGTCCCTTGTATCATAATTGTCGTTTTTGCTCTAAAAATAATTACTCCTTATATTTTTTCTTTTACATATTCTAAATTTAATAATAATGTTTCAATTTTTGAAATAATATTATCATCAGCTTTCCAAAATCCTCTTTTATTTGCTTCTAATAATCTTTCTGACATTTCTATTAATGCTTTATAATTATTTTTTTTTAAAAAATTTTGATTATATGATGAAAATATTAATGTCTTAGTAATTTCTAAATATTGATAATCTTTAATAAAATTAGTAGTAGCATCAAAAGTAAATAAATAATCAATACTTGATAGCATTTCAAATGCTCCTTTATAACCATGACGATGCATAGCTTTTATCCAGTTAGGATTTATTAATCTATTTCTAATAATACGATTTAATTCATCTTTTAAATTAATAATTTTAATTTTATTAGGATTAGAATGATCACCTAAATAAATTTGAGGTAATTTACCTCTGAAAATTTTAACAGCATTGGCCATTCCTCCATGAAAATATGCATAATCGCCTGAATCTAAAATATCATGTTCTCTATTATCTTGATTTTGTATAATTATATCCATATTACTTAATCTTTCCTCAAATTCATCAAATTCTTCGATACCATCATTTATCTCAGTTTTTCCATAAGCATATCCACCCCATTTAATATAAGCACAAGCTAAATCTTTTTTTTTTTTCCAATTACGTCCATTGATTAATCCTTTAATTCCTGCTCCATAAGTTCCTGGTTTACTACTAAATACACGATAACTAGCTTTACGAAATGCTTTATTTTTTGATAATCCTTGTGTAATTAATTTAATTCTACGTTTTTCAATAATTGATTTAATAGTATTATTATAACCTATTTCTATATAATTAAAAATTTTTTTTATTGCAGCATCAAATAAATTAATAATATTTAAAAAAGCATCACGAAAAAAACCAGACACACGTAATGTTACATCAATACGGGGACGTCCAAGAATTTTAATAGGAATAATTTCAAAATCAATTACACGTTGATAAACCCATTTAGGTTCTACTCCTATTAATGCTAAAGCTTGTGCAATATCATCTCCTCCAGTCCTAATGGTTGTTGTCCCCCAAATTGAAATACCAATACTGCTAGGATAATCTCCATAAATTTTTAAATACCGAGAAATTAATAATTCTGCTGATTTTTTACCTAATATCCATGCTGGTTTTGAAGGGATAGCAAAACTATCTATTGTATAAAAATTACGTCCTGTTGGTAAAACCTCTAATTTTCCTCTAGTAGGAGAGCCACTAGCTCCAGGTGGTACAAATTTACCACGTAAACCATTAAGTAATGCTCTAATTTCATTATTAGCACTATTATAAAGTAACGGTAAAAGTGTTTTTTGTACATATTCTATAACTATAGATGTATAAAAATATTTTTTATATAAAATAGTATTTTTATGTTTAGTATAATATAATATATTTTCTAATAATTTATTTGCAAAAATTTCAAGGCGTTCTTTTGTATGTGCATTTGTAAACCAAGGTCTTGATGAAATATTTTTAAGAATATATGGTTTTGGTCCTTTCCAATGATAAATTGTTATTCCAATAGGATCAAAATCATTAGGTAAATTAAAATCTTTTGCTAAAGCATGGAATATACCTATATCTTCTTTATTTATTCCTCTAGGCAATCTTAATAATAAAATTAATGTTTCTTTAAGTAAATTTTTATTAGGAATAGTACCTAAAATATGAAGACCATTACGAATTTGTGTTTCTTTAATTTCACATAAATAAGCATCTATGTTATTCATAATTAGATTATAATTATTTTTTTTAT is part of the Candidatus Johnevansia muelleri genome and encodes:
- the trx gene encoding Thioredoxin, coding for MNNIDVIKTNFDIEVIKSKKPVFLKFWAPWCNHCKLINPLIDEIKEERADTLKVVYINIDNARDLALEQNVKSIPTFIMFNNGKKIDTLRGNMYKKEILNFIDKNLKKNNT
- the gndA gene encoding Probable 6-phosphogluconate dehydrogenase, decarboxylating, with translation MRLGIIGLGKMGSNIARRLLNNKHNCVVFDLNIYIIKLFEEYGGEITFFFKDLLKKLYTPRSIWIMLPYGNITAKTIYQLIKYLNTGDTIIDGSNANFKDDISRFKLIYKKGINYLDVGVSGGIWGLSRGYCLMIGGDQPIFKIHTYIFESLSSLEKNIKFSIFNKKDYIYCGNTGSGHFVKMIHNGIEYGMMESYAEGFNIMRNHKNLNLKNISEVWIHCSVISSWLLYIIYIILKKDENLYNFIGYVNDSGECRWTINTAIEKSVSAEVLTASLYSRFRSRNNNNYADKLLSAMRYKFGGHIE
- the gndB gene encoding 6-phosphogluconate dehydrogenase, decarboxylating; the encoded protein is MSITKMGVIGMATMGRNIAINIAKKGYKVYIYNRSKEKTNKIINQNLYKNIIPTYNLKEFIKSLSYPRIILIMIKSGNAIDKIIYELKNYLIIGDIIIDGGNTLYLDTIIREKYIYKIGINFIGAGISGGEEGALKGPSIMPGGNKISYKLISQLFKKVAAKINKNTCIKYIGPNGSGHYVKMVHNGIEYGDMQIIAESYLILKNILNLNNEELATIFKKWNKGDLNSYLIEITYYILRKRDEKTGKYLIDIILDIANQKGTGKWSSKNALDLCIPLPLITQSVFSRYFSYLKNERVNASKFLIAPPKKIIGNKISFIESVRRALYMSKITSYAQCFAQLKFASNKYFWNMNYEEISKIFSAGCIISAKLLKKISEAYNNMPNINNLLMAPYFQKLTSKFQSALREIVAFSVINGIPIPAFSSAINYYDSYRSKFLPANIIQAQRDYFGGHTYKRIDAIGNFHTNWV
- the trpE gene encoding Anthranilate synthase component 1, whose translation is MFTYKNFIELSKAGYNRIPIYRDIFADIDTPLSTYMKIDKKSWTFLLESVEGGDKKGRYSTIGLPCNERIEIRGKIVYFYKKNLLFKIIKVNNPLLWIEEFKLYYKSPIIDNNLSFYGGLVGYFGYDTIFYIEPNILNINKPDPINVPDILLLVVNNLLVFDNISGRITLLTHANPADNKAFENAIKYLNELEFQLRNNFIKKHNSINKNIYNINKNVFYSFTENGYKNAVNRIKDYILAGDIMQCVLSQRISMNFNASGIDLYRALRSINPSPYMFYFNMDDHEIVGASPEIMIRLEGKNITLRPIAGTIHRGKTIEEDSLLEEELLSDPKERAEHIMLIDLGRNDISKVSKNCMVKLTDKMIIERYSHVMHIVSNITGVIKPEYSSIDLLKATFPAGTLSGAPKIRSIEIINEIEPIKRCIYSGIVGYISWQGNMEMAIAIRTAVIKNGKIHVQAGGGIVADSDHEKEWQETLNKRVAIFNAIIMAEKGLDNIN
- the trpG gene encoding Anthranilate synthase component II; its protein translation is MILNKKVLIIDNYDSFTFNIVQYLGVLGVEVYILRNNILNIKEIENLYFTHIIISPGPSTPYESGISLKAIKYFTGKFPILGICLGHQAIAQAFGGKIIRSPKIMHGKTSIIYHKNEGIFYGLKNPLKVTRYHSLIIDKKSLPNCFNITALTNNNYINQSIIMGIKHKIFYIEGIQFHPESIMSIQGHELFKNFLKYP
- the trpD gene encoding Anthranilate phosphoribosyltransferase; the encoded protein is MQLCDLLIKKKNNYKQMYFLIKYIFTGNINKLKIATLLTALTIKCENHIEIIAAVEIMRKLMLHITINNSPYNIIDIVGTGGDYFSIFNVSTTSSFIGAVAGGYIAKHGNRSISSTSGSADLLSNIGSNINISIKNIIYCIKNIGIGFIFSQKYHNVINYFSKLRNNIGIRTIFNIIGPLINPVKVKYHIIGVYNKNLLIIFAESLYKLGSNHVIIVNSQDGLDEISIASATNIAEVYNDKIMTYTITPEMFDIDRNYINKLQIKNTTQSIALFIYVLKGKKCTATDIVLLNSGSALFISGITNDLESGIALARYILITALGYKKLQNLIIIINSFY
- the trpC gene encoding Indole-3-glycerol phosphate synthase (ATT Ile initiation codon), which encodes MNLNYSVLKKIINFKYQEYFIEKKIYLKYIEINNIISNQFIYKFNIKINNYYIALIAEIKKTSPSLGLICNSFNPINIAKNYEKVGMTCLSIITDNYFFHGNKESLFYARIICKIPILRKDFIINEYQIYESKALSADCILLIVAALSDKKLYKLYKIAISLGLDVIIEIHNLHEFERIIKLNLKFLGINNRDLHTFETFLEITNFIYENMYKNIILITESGIINKYYLLSMLLNKINIFLIGEYFINYNEIIKNFKNFIN
- the cobQ gene encoding Cobyric acid synthase, producing MIQGTTSNAGKSVIITAICRILSIQGFQVAPFKSQNMSLNSAITINGGEISRAQLIQSIAAQVPAINDFNPILIKPESENKNQIIVNGNFFFNINGYYYQILKHNFKYLIIQAFNRLKHTYDFILIEGAGSPAEINLRKNDIVNMGLAEAIDCPVILVADINSGGVFAHIIGTLNLLSHSEKKRIIGLIINKFRGDLSIIKSGLNWLEKYTGKPVIAVIPYLYNLNIEAEDELVYNINKKILFIKIIILLFPKISNATDFDVLYLYPKINLYFAINPNEISIINLIILPGSKNIFTDLIWLINKGWHEYIIKHLQYGGKLIGICGGFQILGKNIIDPLGIEGNYMIIKKGLSLFKNSTVITKKKKLIKIYGYCLLNKTYNYVNGYEIHLGITLNEITDFTKSVFLMEEGQYIDGKISHNNQILGSYIHGLFNKLDIYKNILYWVGLKINNSLNYLSIREKEINRFSKHVKYFLYFEKIINILNIY